One genomic window of Onychomys torridus chromosome 19, mOncTor1.1, whole genome shotgun sequence includes the following:
- the LOC118570630 gene encoding polyadenylate-binding protein 1-like codes for MNPSDPSYSLASLYVGDLHPDVTEAMLYEKFSPAGPILSIRVYRDRTTRRSLGYASVNFQQLEDAERALDTMNFDVIKGKPVRIMWSQRDPSLRKSGVGNIFVKNLDRSIDSKALYDTFSAFGNILSCKVVCDENGSKGYGFVHFETQEEAERAIEKMNGMFLNDRKVFVGQFKSRRDRQAELGTRAREFTNVYIKNLGEDMDDERLQGLFGKFGPALSVKVMTDESGKSKGFGFVSFERPEDARKAVDEMNGKDLNGKQIYVGRAQKKVERQTELKHKFGQMKQDKRKVEQVPPQDRGIRCQGVNLYVKNLDDGIDDERLRKEFSPFGTITSAKVTTEGGRSKGFGFVCFSSPEEATKAVTEMNGRIVATKPLYVALAQRKEERQVHLSNQYMQRMASANPVNNPFQSAQSPSGYFMTATPQTQNRGAYSAPNQTTQQGPSPRGSAQGARAHPFQNMSSAVHPSTIPSFSSSGPASPQALRNMSTHRAANTSTQMTGPYPATASVAAAPAARTVPQYQYTSGVRNPPQHLNTQPQVTMQRSAVAVQGNKASLTASMLASASPQAQKQMLGEWLFSLIQAMHPALAGKITGMLLEIDNLELRHMLDSPECLHAKVDEAIAVLQGHQMKETPQQAASSITGVPTA; via the coding sequence ATGAACCCCAGCGACCCCAGCTACTCCTTGGCTTCGCTCTATGTGGGGGACCTGCACCCCGATGTGACGGAGGCCATGCTCTATGAGAAGTTCAGCCCCGCTGGGCCCATCCTCTCCATCCGGGTTTACAGGGACAGGACTACCCGCCGCTCGCTGGGCTACGCCTCTGTCAACTTCCAGCAGCTGGAGGACGCCGAGCGGGCCTTGGACACCATGAATTTCGATGTGATAAAGGGCAAGCCGGTCCGCATCATGTGGTCTCAGCGGGACCCGTCGCTGCGCAAAAGTGGAGTAGGCAACATCTTCGTCAAAAATCTGGACAGGTCCATTGACAGCAAAGCACTGTATGATACGTTTTCTGCCTTCGGGAACATCCTCTCGTGTAAGGTGGTGTGTGACGAGAATGGTTCCAAGGGTTATGGGTTTGTACACTTCGAGACCCAGGAAGAAGCTGAGCgagcaattgagaaaatgaacGGGATGTTCCTAAATGATCGCAAAGTGTTTGTGGGGCAATTTAAGTCTCGTCGGGACAGGCAGGCCGAACTTGGAACCAGGGCTAGAGAGTTTACCAATGTTTACATCAAGAATTTGGGAGAAGACATGGATGATGAGAGACTCCAGGGTCTCTTTGGCAAATTTGGGCCTGCCTTGAGTGTTAAAGTCATGACTGATGAAAGTGGAAAATCCAAAGGGTTTGGATTTGTAAGCTTTGAAAGGCCTGAAGATGCACGGAAGGCCGTGGATGAGATGAACGGGAAAGACCTCAATGGAAAACAAATTTATGTTGGTCGAGCTCAGAAAAAAGTAGAACGACAGACTGAACTGAAGCACAAGTTTGGACAGATGAAGCAAGATAAGCGCAAAGTTGAGCAGGTCCCACCCCAAGACCGAGGCATTAGATGCCAAGGTGTTAATCTTTATGTGAAAAACCTTGATGATGGCATTGATGATGAGCGTCTCCGGAAGGAGTTTTCTCCATTTGGTACTATCACTAGCGCCAAGGTTACCACGGAGGGTGGTCGCAGCAAagggtttggttttgtgtgtttctcCTCTCCAGAAGAAGCCACTAAAGCAGTTACCGAAATGAATGGTAGAATTGTGGCCACCAAACCactctatgtagctctagctcAACGCAAAGAGGAGCGGCAGGTTCACCTCAGTAACCAGTATATGCAGAGAATGGCAAGCGCCAACCCGGTCAACAACCCTTTCCAGTCAGCACAGTCTCCTTCAGGTTACTTCATGACAGCAACACCACAGACTCAGAACCGTGGCGCATACTCTGCGCCTAACCAAACTACTCAGCAGGGACCGAGTCCCCGTGGGAGTGCTCAGGGTGCCAGAGCTCATCCGTTCCAAAATATGTCTAGTGCCGTCCACCCATCTACTATTCCATCATTCAGTAGTTCAGGACCAGCTTCCCCACAGGCTCTACGGAATATGTCAACACATCGTGCAGCCAACACTTCCACACAGATGACGGGCCCATATCCTGCCACTGCTTCTGTGGCAGCTGCTCCGGCTGCCCGCACAGTTCCCCAGTATCAATACACCTCTGGAGTCCGAAATCCCCCTCAGCATCTTAACACACAGCCACAAGTCACCATGCAGCGGTCTGCTGTTGCTGTCCAAGGCAACAAAGCATCTTTGACTGCCTCTATGCTGGCGTCTGCTTCTCCTCAAGCGCAAAAGCAAATGCTGGGGGAATGGCTGTTTTCTCTTATACAAGCCATGCACCCTGCTCTAGCTGGTAAAATCACTGGCATGCTGTTGGAGATTGATAATCTAGAACTACGCCACATGCTTGACTCTCCAGAGTGTCTCCACGCCAAAGTTGATGAAGCCATAGCTGTGCTGCAAGGCCACCAAATGAAAGAGACTCCCCAGCAAGCGGCCAGCAGTATCACTGGTGTCCCAACTGCTTAA